The genomic window AAAAATCGTGATACTGTTAGGCAGCCTTACTTGCTATGCGAGAGCAGCAATTGTGCCAAGGCTGCCGCCCGTTTTACTTAGCACGGGAAGAACAAAAGGAGGCAATTTAGCCTGTATGTCTCCATCGGAAACACCGGAAAAGAGCCAATTGATTAAAACCCAAGCTCCCGAGCGTGGACCTCGACACTACCACCTGCTGTGGGACGAGGAGCTCGAGGCGCTGCAGCCGATCCTCAGACTGGTGCTCGAGCATCTGGAGCAAGTCGTAGAGCATTGGTATCAGCTCTACTTTCTTCACTTCGGCGATCGGCGGAGCCTGTCGGAGCCAGAGTTTCGCGACCTCTTCTTCAACGCGCTTTCGCGAAACACGAAGGACCTGCTTGAAGGAGACATGGATCGTTACGCGATCAATACGATCCGGACGGGCGAGATGTTGTGCGAGCGCAACGTGCCGTTTGCGGAGATCGTCGCGTCGCTGCATCTGTACGAGGAAAGCGCCTACACGGCGTTTCCCACCGATCCGCCGCCGCCGCTGGAGATCTACACGGCTTTCGACAAGCTGAGCCACATTCGCATGATCCTGCTGGCCGACGCGTACTTCCGCTCCGCTTCGGCAAGCGCGGGCGCGCGCATCCAGGCGCTCGAACGTCAGGCAACCTTGCTGTCGCGAGAAAAGCGGAGCATCTTTCACGGCTTGGTTGGTTCCAGCCCCATAATGCGCCGCCTCTACGACCGGATTGAGGCCGCGGCGGGGACGCGAGGAACGATCCTGATTGTCGGCGAAAGCGGGACCGGGAAGGAACTGGTGGCGCGCGCGATTCACGAATGTGGCGTGGATTCCACCGCCCCCTTCGTCGCGCTCAATTGTGCCGCGATTCCGAAAGACCTCATCGAGAGCGAGCTGTTCGGCTACCGGAAGGGCGCGTTCAGCGGTGCAAATGCCGATTACCTGGGACTCTTCCGGGCGGCCGAGGGAGGCACGCTGTTTCTCGACGAAGTTACCGAGATGGCGCCCGAGACGCAGAGCAAGCTCTTGCGCGCGGTGCAGGAACGGACTGTGCGGCCGGTCGGTTCGACAAAAGAGATGCCCGTAAATGTGCGCCTGGTTGCATCGACCAATCGCGATCCCGAGGAGGCTGTCCGCGCCGGCAACCTGCGTCAGGATCTCTACTACCGATTGCAGGCCGGAGTCCTCAGCGTGCCGCCCCTCCGAGAACGCTCCGATGATATCTCGCTTCTGGTCGAACACTTCATTGAGTTTTTCAATGAGAAGCTTCAACCGCGGATTCCGGTGCGGGGTATTGAGGAAGCTGCGATCGCCGCGATGGTGGAATATTCCTGGCCGGGGAATGTCCGCGAACTGTCCAACGCTCTCGAAGGGGCATTTACTTTTGGCCGCGCACCAATGATCCGGCCGCAAGACCTTCCAGTCGGGGTCGCCGCGAGTCGGCTTGACAGGCCTTCGCTTCAGTCGGATATGCCGCCGCCGGATATGCCACCGCCGGAGCCTGAACCATCGATTGGCACTTTTGCCGACGCCGAGCGCGAACTTATAGCTCGAGCGCTCAACGCTACCGAGGGCAACAAGGTGCAAGCCGCGATCCTGCTTCGAATCTCCCGCAAGAAGCTTTACGCAAAGATCGAAAAGTACGGCCTGTAGCAAACGCCGGGCACGCTCGCGTGCCCAGTGTGCATCCTTTTAGGCTTCCGCCAGCCATCGCGCTGGCGCTTTACGATACAATCTGCGCGGGCCCAAACCCCTCGACATAGCTTTCATCCGCGTTGTTTGGCCGGGCCCGCCGTGGCACAGGTGATGCTGCCTAACAACTGAAACCTCCGGAGAGCACAATGAACGAGAAATCTTTTGTGCGTGAAGTCGCCACGCTGGCGGACTGCGATGAGCGCCGGGCCGAAACCCTGATTTTTGCTGTCTTCCAGGAGTTGCGCGATCGACTCACCCCCAACGAGGCCGCCAAGGTTGCCGCGCAGCTTCCGATCTCGCTGAAAATGCTCTGGATGTCATTTGATCGGCCCGATCGGCAGGTCCGGCGCATTCATGAGCCCCAGTTCCTCGGCGACGTGGCGCGAATGACCGGACTCGGCTCCGAGGGTGAAGCCAAGCAAGCGGTGGTCGCGGTATTCAGCGCGCTTCAGGATGCTTTGGGAAGTTCGACCGGGACTACTGGCTTGGCGGGACATCTTATGGGCCAACTTCCTACCGATCTTAAGCAACTATGGCTGGCCACCGGCGGCGAATTTTAGATCAGTTAGTACAGTTTGGAGACGGTTCGACTACATTTCGTTTTCCCCGAAGAAGTTTCCGACCAAGAGTAAAAGCCTGCTCGCGACGCGTGCTCCCAAAAACTGCCGAATTCAACCGGAGGCAGGAGTTTTATGCCCAGTTCATATTCCAATCGGTGGGGACTCGTTCTCGCGGGCGGCGACGGATCGAGACTCAAGTCGTTCACGAAGAGAATCGCCGGCTACGAACTGCCGAAGCAGTTCTGCCCGATACTCAGCTCTAAGCCTCTGCTCGAGGAAACTATCGATCGGGTCAGCCGAATGATTCCACGCGATCGGACCCTGGTTTCGTTGAATCGCGAGCACCGGCGCTTTTACGCCCCGATGTTTCAGGGAGCGGTGAATTCACTGGTAGAGGAGCCACGCAACCGGGGAACTGCTCCGGCAATCCTGCACGCTTTGATGCAAATCTGCGAACGATCGCCCTCTGCGATCGTTGGACTGTTTCCTTCCGATCATTACTTCGGTAATGAAGCTCGATTTATCGAGTATGTAGGTTCCGCCTTCGACGCCGCCGGTGATTCGGACGACGCGGTAGTGCTGCTGGGAGCGGAAGCTACCGGTCCCGAACAGGCGTACGGGTGGATCGAGCCAGAGATCTCGCTGACCTCGGCTCAACCGCGTCTGCTCTCTGTGCGGAGCTTTGTCGAAAAGCCCGACGCCCGACTCGCGAACGACTTATGGCGTAGCGGCGCCCTGTGGAACACCTTCGTACTGGTGGCCCGCGCGTCGGCGCTGATGCAGATGTTCATCCGCGCGATGCCTCGACTGTACAGTTCTTTCAGCACTGTCCGTCCTGTGCTGGGAACCATGTTCGAGGCCGAGGTGCTGACGCGCCTGTACAACGAGCTTCCGACATCGTGCTTCAGCGAGGTTGTACTGCAGCGATGCGCCGCGAATTTGATGGTCATGCCGATGCGTGGTGTCGAATGGTGCGATCTTGGCGAGCCCGCGCGAGTAACGAAGGTCGCCCGGCAGATAGGAGTCTCTCCCCAGTGGGCGGTCGCGTAATATCGCTAATCGATTATCGCGGGCTTCGCCTCGCGAGGAATGGGCAAACGGCGAGAGAGCCGTCTCTCGGCGTCCGCTTGAAGAAGCCGCATCCACGTCCGCCGAAGGCACGCCAGCGGCTGTTGGGTTCGTACGTCGACTCAATCGATCGAGTCGAGATGAGTCTCACGTTCCCACGGACGAAAGTCAGTCCGAAGTGGTGGGACTCCGGATTTATTGTTCCGGTCCTTGCTCTTCTCTGCTGCGTTGCGGTCGTAGCAATCGTGCTGTGAGGATCAGCGAACTTCGAAGTAGAGCCGGTAAAGGGTCTATTTTTTGCGCCCAGGCGTCGGGGTTTTCCGCGCCGACTTGCGCTTCGCCTGGTTCTCAGGCTCCCCCGGCGGAAGGGGCTGACGAGCAGAGATCGTCAACTGTTCTTCGGGATCGGTGGACTGATATAGGCGATCCGTCGGGACCTCCATTTCTTCAGGCAGGGTCCATTGGTGATCGAACGGCGCAATTGTGGTTCCTTGACCCCAGCCGCCTCTCGCGCGATGGAGCTCTTTTTGGCAATCGACGCAGTACGACGCGAACGGAATCGCCATCAGACGCTCAATCGGAATTGCGCCGCCGCATTTGAGGCATCGGCCATACTTGCCCGCGTCAAGCCGTGCGAACGCTTCATCGAGGTACCTGAGTTTCTCTTCCGCACGCGCGATCAGTCCTGCGTGAGTTTCGATCTCTTCGGTGGTGCTCGCCGAATCCATCTCGTCGGCCGGCCCTGCGTCGGACTCTTGCTCCTGGTCTCTTCGGAGATCTATTATTCGCTGCTGGGCTTCTTTGCGAAGCCGGGTCAGCAATTCTCGAAGCATCTCGCCACCCTCGATCGGGTCGGTCTTTAGATCGGAACTCATTTTAGCATTCTCCTCGCCCTTGGCTGGGTCTCGTTCATTCCGGAAGCGCAGTGCCGCGCTGATTTTTTTCCTCTCGCACTTCCGTCAGGGTCGCTTCGCTGAGCAACAGGAGCGTCGCGGCCGAGGCTGCATTCTCGAGTGCGAGGCGAACCACCTTGGTCGGATCGATCACACCGGCCTCGACCAGATCGACGTACTTTCTCTCAGCGGCGTCGTAACCCCAGTTGCCCTGGTGTGCCAGCATCTCATGGATGACCACGCCGCCGTCTTCGCCTGAATTCTCGGCGAGCTGACGCGCGGGCTCCCTCAGCGCATGCTTGAGGATTTGCAAGCCGGTGCGTTCGTCGCCTGCGCACTTGTCTTCTTCGCGCTCGACCGCATCGATTGCTCGGAGCAGGGCCAGTCCGCCGCCGGGCACGATCCCTTCGGCAATCGCGGCGCGGGTCGAGCTGATCGCGTCGTCCAGCGCCTCCTTGCGGCTCTTCATCTCTGATTCCGACGGCGCGCCAACGCGGATGACCGCGACACCGCCGGCGAGCTTCCCGAGCCGCTCTTTCAGCTTGTCGCGGTCGTAATCGCTGGTGGTCTTGTCGATCTGCTGGCGAAGCTGCTTCTTGCGCGCCTCGATCAATTCCTTCTGGCCGCGACCGCCGATAATTTTGGAATTCTCCCGGTCGACGACCACCCTCCGCGCGCGCCCGAGTTCCGCCATCTCCACCTTCTCAAGCTTTATCCCGACATCCTCAGAGATCACGCGCCCGCCGGTCAGAATCGCGATGTCTTCAAGCATCTCCTTGCGGCGATCCCCGAACCCAGGCGCCTTGACCGCGATGCACTTCAGAGCACCGCGGAGCTTGTTGACCACCAGCGTAGCCAACGCCTCGCCATCAATGTCCTCAGCGATAATCACGAGAGCCTGTCCGGCGCGAACGATCTGTTCCAGCAACGGAACCAGATCCTTCATCACGCTGATCTTCTTGTCGGTGATAAGGATTACCGCATCTTCCAGTACCGCCTCCATTTTTTCGGGATCGGTAACAAAGTAGGGCGACATATATCCTCGGTCGAAGGCGAGCCCTTCAACGATCTCGAGTTGGGTCTCGGTGGTCTTGGATTCTTCGAGCGAGACGACCCCCTCGGCTCCGACCTTCTCGAACGCATCGGCGACCAGTTCACCGATCGTTAGATCATTGTGCGCGGAGATGGCTGCTATCTGAGCCTTCTCCCGGCGGCTCTGCACCGCCTTCGATAAGCCGCGCAAAGACTCGACGGCGATCTTGATTCCGCGGTCGATACCGCGCTTCAGATCGATCGCGCTCGCGCCCGCAGCTACGTTGCGAACGCCCTCTGCAAAGATCGCGTAAGCGAGAATCGTGGCGGTGCTGGTACCATCACCAACCGCATCGCCGGTGCGCTCGGCGGCTTGCCGGATCATCTGGGCGCCGAGATTCTCGCAAGGATCCTTGAGCTCGACTTCCCTGGCGATCGTGACGCCGTCGTTGCAGACTACCGGCACCCCGAAACTCCTCTGGATGAGGACGCACTTGGACTTTGGCCCCAGCGTGATTCTGACGGCGTCAGTCAACGCTTTTGCACCACGGAGGAGGCGTTCCCGAGCCTCCGACTGAAAATGCAGTTCTTTATACGCCATCTGGCACCCTCGCAACTTAGCTAGTGCGCGCTCCCCGGATAATCCACGGATGTGGAATTATCCGGGGAAGCAACGCTAGTCGTTTGAATACCTGACGGTCAGTCGATTCTCGACCTCGGCCACGCCCGGTGCGGCCCAAGCCGCCGTCTCCGCCTCGTGTAGTTCGGCCCAGGAGCGGACGGTTCCGCGAAGAATGACCTTGTCGTCGTGAGCCTCGACCGAGATCTGGCGTGCGTCAATCTGGGCGCTCCGCTTAAAAGCCTGTTCAATCTGACTGCGGACCTCTATCGGTATCACCTTGGGCGCTATGACTATCGCATTTCTGACCCCTTTTACGCCCGCAAGATGCCGGACTACACGTTCGGCTGACGATTTCTGATAGTACCAGTCAACCTTTCCCTCTAGGGTGATCCAACCTTGCTTCACGATGACTTTAACGTGGTCCGGAGGTATGGTTGCATCGACTTTAAGTGCTAATGCCGCGGCCTGAGCGATATCGGTGTCAGTCCGTTCGTTGCTGAGCCTTACCTCAATGTCGTTGGCCAATCCCACTACGCCTGCGACGCGCTTTGCAATCCGCTCTGCTCGCCACTTTTCGCTGTAGTTGGACACTTGGCCAGTCAGGGTAACTACGCCATTCTTTCCGGAAACGCCAATGTCGCGGGCGTCAATGCTCGGATCCCACTGAAGTTCCATCTCTACGTCGCGACGCAGTTCGTTGTCAGTTTTCATGTTCATCCGCTCCTTCATGGAAGAAGACCTGCTCGAGCCTCAACCAGGAAATGCGGTCCTCTGTCCACCATTTTGCCATCTCACAAGCCTGACTAAATAGGCCGCGGCTACTACGCGGCCCAAGCCTGAATGATGCGGTGGACGTAGAGCGCAGACCGCTGCCCGAACGCCTGTGATTTCGGCGTCGCTGACCTAGCACGCGGTTCTCATCTCCGCCTCTCGATCCAGAATCACCAAACTCGCGGCCGGTAGCTACTTCCTGGAAATCTCGACGTTCTTTTCTGCTTCGGCCTCGATCGGCACCTTCGTCGCCACAGTCTCCTTCGCCAGCGGAACAGTGATCTCGAGAACTCCGTTCTTGAAACTGGCTTTGACCTGGTCGGCGGCTGCTCCTTCGGGCAGGCTCATCCGGCGCTCGAAGGCGCCGTAAGAAACCTCGCGCCGCAGGTAATCTTCCTTTTTCACCTCTTGCTCGCTCTTGCGTTCGCCCTTGACGCTGAGGATGTTGCCCAGAATGGTGACCTCGATGTCTTTGAGCTCCAGGCCCGGCACATCCGCGCGCACGACGAGATTGCCTTCCTTCACGAAGCTCTCGATGGCCGGCGTGAAGACCTCATCGTAGTTATCCTCGAAGTCCTCGAAGATGCGCGGGAAAGTCGATTCCCAGCGTCGCGCCATCCGTTGAAGATCCCGAAACGGTCTCGCAAGGAATAGTGCTCCCATTCTTCTGTCCTCCATATTTGATTTTTTTGTGTGACGGGAATGGTTCAGTCGTCACTAGCTTCAGCAAGCAACGCGCCATCCAAATTCAGGCGACTGGAAACGAAGCATCGCCAAGCGATGTAGCCGATCGCATCACCGCGCCAGGACCCGCTGCTGCCAATGGACCCAGCGACCGCCGCAAGGGGCACTCGCGCGCTTGTCAGCCACGGCTGCCCGACTAGGGTCATGCATCGAAACTCTTGCCACAGAGGCGCGTATTGGGGGAGCACGATCCGCCATGCTGGGTTGGCATGGCAGTAGCTAGAGGTTCAGGAGGATTCATGAGATGCCCGTGAATGTGGTTAGAACGCGCGAGGAGGAGATCGCGTGGGAGCGCGCAAAGGCTCGCGCTCGCGAAGAATATCCCGACGCTACGGGCGAACGCTTCTATCGAATCGTGATGGCCATCTACAAGAAAATGGCCCATTACCAGCCCCAATCCGCGCGCCATCACCGGAGTGCGCGCTAGCCGAGCGGTCTGGGAAGATACAAGGGGGAAGAGAATGTCCAAGGCATCTGATGACGACGGCACCCTCCTGGCGACGGTGAGAATCGCGTCGAGCCAGGCGGAAGCGAAAAAATCGAAATGATCGAATGGACATTTGGGCGGCGCGTCTTAAACTCGGCGGCATCTGGTCCGCGGCGAAAAAGAAGCCTCGCAGCGCTTTTTCTCGTCGCCGCGGCTCTCTGGTGGGCTCGGCCGCCAATCCGGGCGGCTTCAAACGCTGCCTCAGAGGCGGTCTGCGATGTCAGCGCTGACTACGCCCTTGGTAATGAAGACTACCCTGAGGCAATCCGCCTGCATGAAGAGGTCCTACGCCACGATCCGAACGATGCCCTTGCCCGATATCACTTGGGTTTCGCGTATGCAATGAACCACGATGCGCCGGGGGAGTTACGCGAATATCGCCGCGCCGAAGACTTGGGCCTGCGCCAATGGGATCTCTTCCTGAACCTTGGCCTTCTTTACCTGGAGCGTCACGAGCTCCGCGCCGCACTAAACGCTCTGACGGCGGCGACGAAGCTCGGTCCGCAGCATGCGGAAACGCACTTGAACCTGGCTCTCGCGTATGAGCGCGCGGCGCTGCTCCCTCAGGCGCTGAGAGAAATTTTGGCGTCGCTGGAGCTTGGCCCCGATCAACCGGATGCGCAGAACACGCTCGCGGTAATCGATGCGGAGATGGGCAATTATGAAGGTGCGCGCGCGGTCTGGGTGAAACTGGTTCGAATCGATCCGGATTATCAACCTGCGCGCGTGAACCTGGCCGTCCTCGAGCGAGTAGCTACAGACGGTGCGTCGCCACCTCGCCTGAGCTGGATCTCTGAATCGCCGGGAAGTTCGCGGTGAGTGGAGGATATAGCAAGATGTCCGCAGGTCTGCATCACATAGTCTGGTTCTCCGATCCGGAGTCCTCCGACGTAACGCAGATGGGAGGGAAGAACGCCTCACTCGGGGAAATGACGAGGAACATGCGCCAAGCGGGCATCCCGGTGCCTGAAGGCTTCGCGATCACCGCCGCGGGTTACTGGGCTTTTCTCGACGCAAACGGCCTCAGGCCGAAGATCGCGGCACTCCTTCAGGATTTGAAGAAGGAAAAAATCACCCTTGGTCGTGCGGGGCGCTCGATCCGCGCGCTGATTGCCACGGCAAAGTTTCCGGCGGAAATGGAAGACGCGATCAAAAAGGCGTACCAGGAGCTGTCTGCGAAGGCCCGTCGCCAAAATCTCGACGTCGCCGTCAGGAGCAGCGCGACCGCCGAGGACCTGCCCGATGCGAGTTTCGCGGGCCAGCACGAGACCTATCTCAATGTGCGGGGCGAACGCGATCTGCTCGACGCCTGCCGGCGCTGCTTCGCCTCGCTCTTCAAGGATCGTGCGATCGTCTATCGAGAAACCCACCACTTCGAGCACATGAAAGTCGGGCTGTCAGTCGGCGTTCAGCGGATGGTTCGCTCCGACCTCGGCAGCGCGGGCGTAATGTTCTCGATCGACACGGACAGCGGCTTTCCGAGGACGATACTGATCGATGCCGCATGGGGATTGGGCGAAGCAGTGGTTCAGGGCCAAGTCGATCCCGACGAGTACATGATCTTCAAGCCACTGTTGGCGGAGCCGGAGCTGCATCCGATTATCGAAAAGAATCTGGGCACCAAGGAAGAGAAGATTGTTTACGGCGGGCGTGGCGGCAGTAATCCCACGCGCACGGTTCGTACTTCATCGAGGGAGCGATTATCCTTCGTTCTGAAGGACGAGCAGATCCTCAAGCTTGCGCGGTGGGCAGTGGCGATCGAGGAACACTACCATCGCGCGATGGATATTGAATGGGCGAAGGACGGCAAGACCGGCGAGCTTTTCATCGTGCAAGCTCGGCCGGAGACCGTCCAATCGCGCAGAGAAGGCGCAGCAACCAAGACCTATACCCTGAAAGGCAAGGGCCGCCGGTTGGTAACCGGACTCAGCATCGGCGAGGCGATCGCTTCCGGTAAAGTTTGCAAACTCAAGAGTCCTGCAGAGATCGCGCGATTCGAGAAAGGAGCAATCCTGGTAACCGCAACCACCGATCCGGACTGGATGCCGATCATGAAGCGCGCCGCCGCGATCGTCACGGACCACGGCGGGCGCACCTCGCACGCAGCGATTGTGAGCCGTGAGCTCGGCTTGTCGGCGATTGTCGGGACTGGCAATGCGACATCAATACTTCACACCGGCCAGACCGTCACAGTCTCGTGCGCAGAGGGTGAAGCGGGGTACGTTTACGACGGTGCAATTCCGTTCGAGGTTCGTGACCTCGCCTTCGACGATATAGCTCAGACGCACACCAAGGTCATGCTTAACATGGCCAATCCGGCCGCGGCGCTCCGGTGGTGGCGGCTGCCGGCCGACGGGATCGGTCTTGCGCGAATGGAATTCATCATCGGCAACATCATCAAGATTCATCCGATGGCGCTGGTGTCATTTGCAAAACTCAAGGATCCGAAAGCGCGGCGGCAGATCGCCCAATTGACCCGTGGCTATCGGGACAAGTCGAACTATTTTGTCGACAAACTGGCTTTCGGTATCGCGCAAATTGCCGCATCCCGCTATCCCGATCCGGTGATCGTGCGCCTGAGCGATTTCAAGACCAACGAGTACGCGCGCCTCATCGGTGGTGCGCAGTTCGAACCGACTGAGGAGAACCCCATGCTGGGATGGCGGGGTGCGAGCAGGTACTACAGCGACGGCTATCGCAAAGGGTTCGCACTCGAATGTCGCGCCATCCGAAAAGTCCGTGACGAGATCGGGCTGCGCAATGTGATCGTAATGATTCCATTTTGCCGCACCCTCGATGAAGCCGACAAGACGCTTCAGACCATGGCCGACTACGGTCTCAGGCGAGGGCACAACGAACTCGAGGTGTACGTGATGTGCGAGATTCCATCGAACGTGATCCTGGCGGAGAAATTCGCCGAGAGGTTCGACGGTTTCTCGATCGGCAGCAACGATCTGACGCAGCTCACTCTGGGAGTTGATCGTGACTCCGAGCGGCTGGCCCCACTCTTCGACGAACAGAACGAAGCGGTAACCACCCTAATCAGCAATGTGATCCGATCTGCGCACAAGCTTCGGCGCAAGGTCGGCCTGTGCGGAGAGGCGCCGAGCAACCATCCGGAGTTCGCGCGCTTCCTCGTGCGCGCCGGGATCGATTCAATCTCCGTGAGTCCGGGTAGCTTTGACCGCGTGAAGCGAACGGTCGCTTCAGCAGAGTCCGAGGAACTGGCTACCGCCGCGGCAAAATGAAGGCCCAATGGGAGGCCCAGTCATGCTTGACCTGGCAAACGAACGCCTTCGGATGGTCAAAGATCAGATCGCCGCGCGCGGAGTGCACAATCCGGCAGTGCTCGAGGCGATGCGACGTGTCCCTCGCGAGGCTTTCCTGCCGGATCAACTCGCCGAGTTCGCATACCAGGATACGCCCTTGCCGATCGAGGCCGACCAGACCATTTCGCAGCCCTACATCGTCGCCCTGATGATCGAGAGCGTCGCGCCGCGCGCGAGTGATCGCGCGCTGGAGATAGGAACCGGCTCCGGATACGCGGCGGCGGTGCTATCGGAGGTCGTTGGCGAGGTCTATACCGTCGAGCGCCACGAGCAACTGGCCAAACTGGCAACGAGACGTTTGGACAGTTTGGCATACTCGAACGTAAAGGTTCTTCATGGCGACGGCACCCTCGGCTGGCCCGAGCATGCTCCCTACGACGTGATCCTGGTGACCGCCGGCGGTCCGCAGGTGCCCAAGGCGTTGCTGCAACAACTGGCGATCGGCGGCCGCCTGATCATCCCGGTAGGCGATACCTCGCGACTGCAACGTTTGGTTCGAGTTACCCGGACTAGCGAGGACCAGTTCGATGACGAGGATCTTGGCGAGGTCCAATTCGTCCCATTGATCGGTGCCGAGGGCTGGGACGCCGGCCTCGCCAAAGGCGAGCGCCCGTCTACTCAGCGCAGCCGTCCAGTGACGATCGCCAAGCTGATCCGCGAGACGGCCGAGCCTATCACAGACATCGAGCAGGCCGACGTGAGCTCCTTGATTGACCGGATAGGCGATGCTCGAATCGTTCTGCTCGGCGAGGCGACCCACGGAACCTCGGAGTTCTACCGCATGCGCGCTCGCATCACCAAAGAACTGATCTTGCGCCACGGCTTCAACTTCGTCGCCGTTGAGGCTGATTGGCCCGATGCCGCGCGAGTCAACCAGTATGTGCGCCATGCTCCGGTGCGCCAGGAACAATGGAAGGCCTTCACCCGGTTCCCGACCTGGATGTGGCGAAACCATGAAGCGTTGGACCTGATCGAGTGGCTTCGCGCCTGGAACGCAGAGGTGCAAGAACCGGAGCACCGTGCAAGCTTCTACGGGCTGGATCTATACAGCCTCTTCACTTCGATCGATGCGGTTATCACCTATCTGAGCGGCGTCGATCCGGCGATGGCCGAGGTCGCGAGGCGCCGGTACGGATGCCTCAGTCCCTGGGAACATGATCCCGCAGTGTACGGGCGGGCCGTGCTCAGCGGGCGCTATAGAGACTGCGAAGCCGCAGGTGTTGCGATGCTGCGCGACATGCTGAATCGGCGAATCGAGTACTCACAGCGCGACGGCGATCGCTTCTTCGACGCCGCGCAGAATGCTCGATTAGCGGCCGCGGCGGAGCGCTATTACCGCGTGATGTACTACGGATCGGTCGAATCATGGAATCTGCGCGATCAGCACATGTTCGATACCCTCGAGCGACTGCTGGAGTTCCACGGTCCCGGCAGCAAAGGCATCGTCTGGGAACATAACTCACACGTTGGCGACGCGGCGGCTACGGAGATGGGCGCGCGTGGTGAACACAACATTGGACAGCTATCGCGCGCACGGTTCGCCGAGTCGGCATTTCTGGTTGGCTTCGGTACCGACCACGGCACTGTCGCGGCCGCCTCGGACTGGGACGGGCCGATGGAGGTTAAACGGGTGCGGCCGTCGCACGAGGCCAGTTACGAGCGGCTATGCCACGACTCCGAGGTCAAAGCCTTCATGTTGCATCTTAGGGATCCGGTGAGACAGGCGGTTCGCGACGAACTGGAAGCGGCCCGCCTCGAACGCGCGATCGGCGTAATCTATCGGCCCGAATCCGAACTCCAAAGCCACTATTTCCAGGCTTGTTTGCCCCGACAATTCGACGAGTACATCTGGTTCGATGAAACGCGTGCAGTTTCGCCGCTTCCATCGGTCGTCGCCCCTGGAGTCCCGGAGACGTTTCCGTTCG from Candidatus Binatus sp. includes these protein-coding regions:
- a CDS encoding BON domain-containing protein, with amino-acid sequence MKTDNELRRDVEMELQWDPSIDARDIGVSGKNGVVTLTGQVSNYSEKWRAERIAKRVAGVVGLANDIEVRLSNERTDTDIAQAAALALKVDATIPPDHVKVIVKQGWITLEGKVDWYYQKSSAERVVRHLAGVKGVRNAIVIAPKVIPIEVRSQIEQAFKRSAQIDARQISVEAHDDKVILRGTVRSWAELHEAETAAWAAPGVAEVENRLTVRYSND
- a CDS encoding sigma-54-dependent Fis family transcriptional regulator — encoded protein: TLDDPAYEIRQLLVIREEQQKGREAYISKIGVHFQLRPFLAAWHTRKIVILLGSLTCYARAAIVPRLPPVLLSTGRTKGGNLACMSPSETPEKSQLIKTQAPERGPRHYHLLWDEELEALQPILRLVLEHLEQVVEHWYQLYFLHFGDRRSLSEPEFRDLFFNALSRNTKDLLEGDMDRYAINTIRTGEMLCERNVPFAEIVASLHLYEESAYTAFPTDPPPPLEIYTAFDKLSHIRMILLADAYFRSASASAGARIQALERQATLLSREKRSIFHGLVGSSPIMRRLYDRIEAAAGTRGTILIVGESGTGKELVARAIHECGVDSTAPFVALNCAAIPKDLIESELFGYRKGAFSGANADYLGLFRAAEGGTLFLDEVTEMAPETQSKLLRAVQERTVRPVGSTKEMPVNVRLVASTNRDPEEAVRAGNLRQDLYYRLQAGVLSVPPLRERSDDISLLVEHFIEFFNEKLQPRIPVRGIEEAAIAAMVEYSWPGNVRELSNALEGAFTFGRAPMIRPQDLPVGVAASRLDRPSLQSDMPPPDMPPPEPEPSIGTFADAERELIARALNATEGNKVQAAILLRISRKKLYAKIEKYGL
- a CDS encoding Hsp20/alpha crystallin family protein, with amino-acid sequence MARRWESTFPRIFEDFEDNYDEVFTPAIESFVKEGNLVVRADVPGLELKDIEVTILGNILSVKGERKSEQEVKKEDYLRREVSYGAFERRMSLPEGAAADQVKASFKNGVLEITVPLAKETVATKVPIEAEAEKNVEISRK
- a CDS encoding DUF2267 domain-containing protein yields the protein MNEKSFVREVATLADCDERRAETLIFAVFQELRDRLTPNEAAKVAAQLPISLKMLWMSFDRPDRQVRRIHEPQFLGDVARMTGLGSEGEAKQAVVAVFSALQDALGSSTGTTGLAGHLMGQLPTDLKQLWLATGGEF
- the groL gene encoding chaperonin GroEL (60 kDa chaperone family; promotes refolding of misfolded polypeptides especially under stressful conditions; forms two stacked rings of heptamers to form a barrel-shaped 14mer; ends can be capped by GroES; misfolded proteins enter the barrel where they are refolded when GroES binds); this translates as MAYKELHFQSEARERLLRGAKALTDAVRITLGPKSKCVLIQRSFGVPVVCNDGVTIAREVELKDPCENLGAQMIRQAAERTGDAVGDGTSTATILAYAIFAEGVRNVAAGASAIDLKRGIDRGIKIAVESLRGLSKAVQSRREKAQIAAISAHNDLTIGELVADAFEKVGAEGVVSLEESKTTETQLEIVEGLAFDRGYMSPYFVTDPEKMEAVLEDAVILITDKKISVMKDLVPLLEQIVRAGQALVIIAEDIDGEALATLVVNKLRGALKCIAVKAPGFGDRRKEMLEDIAILTGGRVISEDVGIKLEKVEMAELGRARRVVVDRENSKIIGGRGQKELIEARKKQLRQQIDKTTSDYDRDKLKERLGKLAGGVAVIRVGAPSESEMKSRKEALDDAISSTRAAIAEGIVPGGGLALLRAIDAVEREEDKCAGDERTGLQILKHALREPARQLAENSGEDGGVVIHEMLAHQGNWGYDAAERKYVDLVEAGVIDPTKVVRLALENAASAATLLLLSEATLTEVREEKNQRGTALPE
- a CDS encoding TraR/DksA family transcriptional regulator; translation: MSSDLKTDPIEGGEMLRELLTRLRKEAQQRIIDLRRDQEQESDAGPADEMDSASTTEEIETHAGLIARAEEKLRYLDEAFARLDAGKYGRCLKCGGAIPIERLMAIPFASYCVDCQKELHRARGGWGQGTTIAPFDHQWTLPEEMEVPTDRLYQSTDPEEQLTISARQPLPPGEPENQAKRKSARKTPTPGRKK
- a CDS encoding sugar phosphate nucleotidyltransferase; the encoded protein is MPSSYSNRWGLVLAGGDGSRLKSFTKRIAGYELPKQFCPILSSKPLLEETIDRVSRMIPRDRTLVSLNREHRRFYAPMFQGAVNSLVEEPRNRGTAPAILHALMQICERSPSAIVGLFPSDHYFGNEARFIEYVGSAFDAAGDSDDAVVLLGAEATGPEQAYGWIEPEISLTSAQPRLLSVRSFVEKPDARLANDLWRSGALWNTFVLVARASALMQMFIRAMPRLYSSFSTVRPVLGTMFEAEVLTRLYNELPTSCFSEVVLQRCAANLMVMPMRGVEWCDLGEPARVTKVARQIGVSPQWAVA